A genomic window from Nicotiana sylvestris chromosome 11, ASM39365v2, whole genome shotgun sequence includes:
- the LOC104235090 gene encoding 3-dehydrosphinganine reductase TSC10A-like, producing the protein MVAFSLGFFSLLLLLPLSLLAFLAFIVRPRPVKVPIKNRHVFITGGSSGIGLALAQQAASEGSRVSILARNTSKLEEARDAIRLSTGRDVAIFSADIRNYEAVKKAIEDAGPIDVLVCNQGVFVPQELETQDIEEIKFMIDVNLTGTFHLIKAALPGMKNRSGRGPGSIAIMSSQAGQVGIYGYTAYSASKFGLKGLAEALQQEVIGENIHVSLIFPPDTETPGFAEENKRRPRVTSIIAASSGAMKADEVAKIALNGIKSGNFTVPCNFEGFLLSIATAGLSPQRSFLMAFVEVIAAGVLRVTGLCFQWNWYGSIEKCLEKGNSE; encoded by the exons ATGGTGGCTTTCAGCTTAGGTTTTTTctctctcctcctcctcctccctcTATCCCTCTTAGCCTTTCTCGCCTTCATCGTCCGACCACGTCCGGTAAAAGTACCAATTAAGAACCGCCACGTGTTCATCACAGGTGGGTCAAGTGGCATTGGCCTAGCGCTAGCTCAACAGGCTGCGTCAGAGGGATCAAGAGTCTCAATCCTCGCTCGCAACACTAGCAAGCTCGAGGAAGCGAGGGATGCGATTCGGCTTTCCACTGGCCGTGATGTGGCCATTTTCAGCGCTGACATCAGAAACTACGAGGCCGTAAAGAAGGCTATAGAAGATGCAGGGCCGATCGATGTGTTGGTGTGCAATCAGGGCGTATTTGTACCTCAGGAATTGGAGACCCAAGATATTGAGGAGATCAAGTTCATGATTGATGTGAATTTGACCGGGACTTTTCATTTGATTAAAGCTGCTTTGCCTGGAATGAAGAACAGGAGCGGCCGTGGACCTGGATCTATCGCTATCATGTCTTCACAAGCTGGCCAG GTTGGCATATATGGTTATACAGCTTATTCAGCCAGTAAGTTTGGCCTCAAAGGACTGGCAGAAGCATTGCAGCAGGAGGTTATTGGCGAAAATATTCACGTATCACTAATATTTCCCCCGGACACTGAAACTCCTGGATTTGCTGAAG AGAACAAAAGAAGGCCACGGGTGACTAGTATAATAGCAGCCTCTTCTGGTGCCATGAAAGCTGACGAAGTTGCCAAGATAGCTTTGAATGGCATTAAATCAGGAAATTTTACTGTCCCCTGTAACTTTGAGGGATTCTTGCTTTCCATAGCAACTGCTGGTCTATCTCCTCAAAGATCATTCCTGATGGCATTTGTCGAAGTGATAGCTGCTGGAGTATTACGTGTTACTGGCCTATGTTTCCAGTGGAATTGGTACGGAAGCATAGAGAAATGCCTGGAGAAAGGAAATAGCGAATGA